Proteins encoded by one window of Deltaproteobacteria bacterium:
- a CDS encoding HypC/HybG/HupF family hydrogenase formation chaperone: MCLAIPMEILKIDGKNAEVQVGGVRQNVRLDVISEPPVVGDYVIVHAGFALTRLDRDEAIATLKLFEEGLNLELV, from the coding sequence GCCTCGCGATTCCCATGGAAATATTGAAGATTGATGGCAAGAACGCCGAAGTTCAGGTTGGTGGCGTGCGCCAGAATGTACGCCTGGACGTGATTTCGGAACCGCCCGTCGTGGGTGATTACGTTATCGTGCACGCCGGGTTTGCCTTGACCCGGCTGGACCGCGACGAAGCCATCGCCACGCTGAAACTTTTCGAGGAAGGACTGAATCTTGAACTTGTTTGA